In Lacerta agilis isolate rLacAgi1 chromosome 8, rLacAgi1.pri, whole genome shotgun sequence, one genomic interval encodes:
- the LOC117050908 gene encoding LOW QUALITY PROTEIN: proproteinase E-like (The sequence of the model RefSeq protein was modified relative to this genomic sequence to represent the inferred CDS: deleted 1 base in 1 codon), with amino-acid sequence MTPSGKPPFCWMLLESSFLLLNGAHCISKSRTYQVVVGEYDMDAEEGNEQRIPVNSDDIFVHPKWFSICAACGNDIALMKLSNTVQLGCLPPPAGEVLPNDYPCYISAWGRLYTNGPLPSKLQQAILPVVDNEHCNQKDWWGGVIRKNMICAGGDIRAGCNGDSGGPLNCKAADGRWEVHGIASFVSALGCNALKKPTVFTRVSDFETWIQENTPIFTCEHLSFDKLPS; translated from the exons atgacgccATCAGGCAAACCGCCTTTctgttggatgctgttggagtcttcattccttttacTG AACGGTGCCCACTGCATCTC CAAATCCCGGACGTATCAGGTTGTGGTAGGTGAATATGACATGGATGCGGAAGAAGGCAATGAGCAGCGCATTCCTGTGAACTCCGATGACATCTTTGTGCACCCCAAATGGTTCTCCATCTGTGCTGCTTGCGG CAACGACATCGCCCTGATGAAGCTGAGCAACACGGTGCAGCtggggtgcctcccc ccccccgcaggggAAGTGTTGCCTAATGATTACCCCTGTTACATCAGCGCCTGGGGACGGCTGTACA CAAACGGCCCCCTTCCTTCCAAACTCCAGCAGGCCATTCTTCCAGTGGTGGACAATGAACACTGCAACCAGAAGGACTGGTGGGGAGGTGTCATCCGGAAAAACATGATCTGCGCCGGAGGAGACATCCGCGCCGGCTGCAAC GGTGACTCCGGCGGCCCCCTGAACTGCAAGGCCGCTGACGGGAGATGGGAGGTCCATGGGATCGCTAGCTTTGTCTCCGCCTTGGGATGCAACGCCCTGAAGAAACCCACCGTCTTCACCCGGGTCTCCGATTTCGAGACCTGGATCCAGGAA aacacccctattttcacctgTGAACACTTGTCCTTTGACAAGCTGCCCAGCTGA
- the LOC117052447 gene encoding proproteinase E-like, whose amino-acid sequence MLTLLIPVLLVAGASSCGTPIYTPNARVVNGEDAIPYSWPWQISLQYEKDGEFRHTCGGTLIAPNWVMTAAHCISKSRTYQVVVGEYDMDAEEGNEQRIPVNSDDIFVHPKWFSICAACGNDIALMKLSRAAELSNTVQLGCLPPAGEVLPNDYPCYISGWGRLYTNGPLPSKLQQAILPVVDNEHCNQKDWWGGVIRQNMICAGGDIRAGCNGDSGGPLNCKAADGRWEVHGIASFVSALGCNALKKPTVFTRVSDFETWIQETITNHS is encoded by the exons ATGCTCACACTGTTGATACCCGTTCTGTTGGTGGCTGGTG CCTCTAGTTGTGGAACGCCCATCTACACCCCCAATGCCAGGGTGGTGAATGGTGAAGATGCCATCCCTTACAGCTGGCCTTGGCAG atcTCCCTCCAGTACGAGAAGGATGGCGAATTCCGTCACACCTGCGGGGGCACCCTCATTGCCCCCAACTGGGTCATGACTGCCGCCCACTGCATCTC CAAATCCCGGACGTATCAAGTTGTGGTAGGTGAATATGACATGGATGCGGAAGAAGGCAATGAGCAGCGCATTCCTGTGAACTCCGATGACATCTTTGTGCACCCCAAATGGTTCTCCATCTGTGCTGCTTGCGG CAACGACATCGCCCTGATGAAGCTGTCCCGCGCCGCCGAGCTGAGCAACACGGTGCAGCTGGGGTGCCTCCCCCCCGCAGGGGAAGTGTTGCCTAATGATTACCCCTGTTACATCAGCGGCTGGGGGCGGCTGTACA CAAACGGCCCCCTTCCTTCCAAACTCCAGCAGGCCATTCTTCCAGTGGTGGACAATGAACACTGCAACCAGAAGGACTGGTGGGGAGGTGTCATCCGGCAAAACATGATCTGCGCCGGAGGAGACATCCGTGCCGGCTGCAAC GGTGACTCCGGCGGCCCCCTGAACTGCAAGGCCGCTGACGGGAGATGGGAGGTCCATGGCATCGCCAGCTTTGTCTCCGCCTTGGGGTGCAACGCCCTGAAGAAACCCACCGTCTTCACCCGGGTCTCCGATTTCGAGACCTGGATCCAGGAA aCCATCACTAACCATTCATGA